The proteins below come from a single Roseiconus lacunae genomic window:
- a CDS encoding RodZ family helix-turn-helix domain-containing protein gives MSTAGKYGERQSWRKTTGSEADKRKATKSILTVLALLLLALFLFILLRPRPNRELVTIVVSPSYNLDVVTPCLFAESARQAFRDQLAADVVNDSKATILARLQETTQIAKYFDDSDDTLLVVIRGYLLENAEGEPALACTDLNLAPGASEPTGLLPLREILTPLVNQGPESFSGTRLVVLDVEPLAAHSALGQANESVFASLESLVQEMTGPFVSNLWVLSTRAPLQNVSWDPQAKLPLSTKTFLDGLSGQAELDGDGVIELSELCAFISDRYARLPRNADDAPRIVLYRGGQGTVSPQNLAAGELDVWVNRYHPTGQDSDIQNSDTQEERSDAKSESRGGEEQPTAARDQLDVRSVVFQSPPSNGQSEPAEDGRPTETPTNPSQADASSPVADPNQATENASGQSNDAPPSPTAVLEPIQRDADKTSAALDFWTLRDRFQSVSTESMGEASTLSPLALSPHLWRQLTLKVLAAEIQRFDPVVTDRTSLQIPEIVTGDLAKLQRLTQDGSVSDPINDDIVGQLADLIVNELARSNNQRQDRRLTTANALQHCVAAAYCRLWSFYEFERQAILANATVPINQLLTAARNAERTLASALGGQAPTLAVLERQQRDLIDSINAFDRNVDQTIEDLANEFSRRDPERTWELVRIAYAWLRSPLPSADQRRRLRSAIVEAPIDSTDVEVRDIQLINTAFGKSQASESDQQRVAQYNVHVQDFYSPPSASVDANSAEQWHRQFISNPDQTSFAQRLASMLRVDPRYDVAAITAPPLRHAVTAAPIIRRPSVVLVDSSGTPLVAETEDSTVVIKSAVRLESSNDSSSLTLRIKPDRPSSTRLLISYRMRTSTSDFRDPPVSIELAIPGKNDLGPDQTTGVTIAAEQVYELPIRITARGVAEPNEQLHLELTIRGDRTSDQIDGVVGTYQIPVELPAENRLVVVASNYRGIGCSRPTESGEGSLPGGMWLRTFNDRKTPFQLSLYNQADKACRAKVWLIRLPNPMPQNVRAYWPDFAARRYSDPVDGRILDNDGRLEERYLRPERVILGPGVIDIPAGNEHVPLRFVGDKTAEETAPSSSPPEDLDISHGMALVCRLIDQDGNTLADKDQVIFLVARPWSPRDYIDTKVTFNDGRVEVNASLRATLDGDQERDEIPEIQTRPVVVTWQADDQWANFQSGNRERPDFRPLRLRGQSGEPIGFISVPINERNSRSWVRLDVDGWPRAISHLVEHQSGSVGQSKTRNRVEIGSVIHVKRPSGEKTPPAESIFAPRREVYFKGGGELLRTVIRADFSDGDFVPSRQPEIRLSVEGRPYATYHTDRIVKTQLSQATLDGVVTLKTTVSDLSEDLPQGQYTDERVPITATLLLDGREEESTAITAVMDSTLPNSITVRPTSEGPYIQGATVGFTIAAIDGGAAASGIQTIEYGLDTTGDGQANTQRDRYTFDPPVAGSVAVVPSTRTNFKFPLAQNYHIAVRATDASGNAFESQYPIQFVKRPETSMAGSQGSNKSSTPAKKGWLHGKIDTRAGLNGTLTLSPAPDPVNMKSKDIVGQDRSFNFGLLPEGKYTLKFKGSVSNKAKTLTWEDLEIDTSRGKTQPLSLKLSDAK, from the coding sequence ATGAGTACCGCAGGCAAATACGGCGAACGTCAATCATGGCGAAAAACCACCGGTAGCGAAGCCGACAAACGAAAGGCGACCAAGTCCATCCTGACGGTCTTGGCACTGTTACTGTTGGCGTTGTTCCTGTTCATTTTGCTTCGCCCCCGCCCCAATCGTGAATTGGTCACCATCGTGGTGTCGCCGTCTTATAATTTGGACGTCGTCACACCGTGCTTGTTTGCCGAATCGGCCCGGCAAGCGTTTCGGGATCAATTGGCTGCCGATGTGGTCAACGATTCCAAGGCTACCATTCTCGCACGGTTGCAAGAGACCACGCAAATTGCGAAGTACTTCGATGATAGCGATGACACCTTGTTGGTCGTGATTCGCGGCTACTTGCTCGAAAACGCGGAGGGCGAACCGGCGCTCGCATGTACCGACCTGAACCTTGCCCCCGGGGCTTCTGAACCGACAGGGCTGCTACCGCTTCGCGAAATACTGACCCCGCTTGTCAACCAAGGTCCCGAATCGTTTTCGGGGACTCGGCTGGTTGTGCTGGACGTTGAACCGCTCGCCGCACATTCCGCTCTCGGTCAAGCCAATGAATCGGTCTTCGCATCGCTCGAATCATTAGTTCAAGAGATGACCGGCCCCTTTGTTTCCAACCTTTGGGTTCTCTCAACACGGGCACCACTACAGAACGTTAGCTGGGACCCGCAAGCGAAACTACCGTTGTCAACAAAGACGTTTCTCGACGGACTGTCCGGTCAAGCCGAATTGGATGGTGATGGCGTGATTGAACTGTCTGAACTCTGCGCGTTTATTTCCGATCGCTACGCACGATTGCCACGCAATGCCGATGACGCCCCGCGAATCGTGCTCTATCGCGGCGGTCAAGGAACCGTATCGCCACAAAATCTCGCCGCCGGCGAATTAGATGTTTGGGTCAATCGCTACCACCCAACCGGTCAAGATTCAGACATACAGAATTCAGACACACAAGAGGAACGGTCGGACGCAAAATCAGAGTCTCGCGGCGGTGAAGAGCAGCCCACCGCAGCGCGAGATCAACTTGATGTTCGGTCGGTCGTGTTCCAATCTCCGCCATCGAACGGACAATCGGAACCCGCAGAGGATGGTCGTCCTACCGAGACACCGACGAATCCATCGCAAGCAGACGCGTCATCACCAGTCGCCGATCCGAATCAAGCGACCGAGAATGCTTCCGGACAAAGCAACGACGCTCCGCCTTCGCCGACGGCCGTCCTAGAGCCAATCCAGCGTGACGCCGACAAGACATCCGCTGCACTCGACTTTTGGACCTTGAGGGATCGGTTTCAATCAGTTTCGACGGAGTCAATGGGCGAAGCGTCGACGCTCAGTCCACTCGCATTGTCGCCTCACCTATGGCGACAGCTAACACTTAAGGTACTGGCGGCAGAAATTCAGCGATTCGATCCCGTAGTGACTGATCGTACATCACTGCAGATTCCCGAAATTGTGACAGGCGATTTAGCAAAGCTTCAACGTCTTACTCAGGATGGTTCGGTCTCGGACCCGATCAACGATGACATCGTCGGACAACTTGCAGACTTGATCGTCAATGAACTCGCACGTTCAAACAACCAGCGGCAAGACCGGCGTTTAACAACCGCGAATGCACTGCAACACTGCGTCGCGGCAGCCTATTGTCGACTCTGGTCGTTCTACGAGTTTGAACGTCAAGCGATCTTGGCAAACGCGACGGTGCCGATCAATCAACTTTTGACAGCGGCACGAAATGCCGAGCGAACGCTCGCTTCGGCGCTCGGCGGACAAGCCCCGACACTTGCCGTTCTGGAACGACAGCAACGTGACTTGATCGATTCGATCAATGCCTTTGATCGCAACGTCGACCAAACAATCGAGGACTTGGCAAACGAGTTTTCTCGACGTGACCCCGAACGGACTTGGGAATTGGTCCGCATCGCGTATGCGTGGTTGCGCAGCCCGCTTCCGTCGGCCGATCAACGTCGACGGTTGCGATCGGCCATTGTCGAAGCACCCATCGATAGCACCGACGTCGAAGTGCGGGACATTCAATTGATCAACACTGCGTTCGGCAAGTCACAAGCGAGCGAATCGGATCAACAGCGCGTGGCCCAGTACAACGTTCACGTCCAGGATTTTTATTCGCCGCCGAGTGCATCGGTCGATGCGAATTCGGCTGAGCAATGGCATCGACAGTTCATTTCCAATCCGGATCAAACTTCGTTCGCACAGCGTTTGGCGAGCATGCTTCGTGTCGATCCACGTTACGACGTCGCAGCAATCACGGCACCGCCGCTGCGTCACGCCGTCACCGCAGCACCAATCATTCGCCGGCCATCGGTCGTTCTCGTTGACTCATCCGGCACACCGCTCGTCGCTGAAACAGAAGACTCGACGGTGGTCATTAAAAGTGCGGTGCGGTTGGAATCATCCAATGACTCAAGTTCGCTCACGCTGCGAATCAAACCAGACCGACCGAGTTCGACTCGCTTACTGATCAGCTATCGCATGCGAACTTCGACCAGCGATTTCCGAGATCCGCCGGTTTCGATTGAGCTTGCCATTCCGGGGAAAAACGACCTCGGACCGGATCAAACCACCGGGGTAACGATCGCCGCAGAACAAGTGTATGAGTTACCGATTCGAATAACGGCACGTGGTGTTGCCGAACCGAACGAACAACTTCATCTCGAACTGACGATTCGGGGCGACCGCACCTCCGACCAAATCGATGGGGTTGTCGGGACCTACCAAATTCCGGTCGAGCTTCCGGCCGAAAATCGCTTGGTGGTAGTCGCATCGAACTATCGAGGTATCGGCTGCAGTCGTCCTACCGAGAGCGGCGAAGGAAGTCTGCCAGGCGGGATGTGGCTCAGGACGTTCAATGATCGCAAGACTCCGTTTCAACTGAGCCTTTACAACCAAGCCGACAAAGCGTGCCGGGCAAAGGTCTGGCTGATTCGGCTTCCCAATCCGATGCCGCAAAACGTGCGTGCCTATTGGCCCGATTTCGCTGCCCGGCGTTATTCCGATCCCGTCGACGGTCGAATCCTTGATAACGACGGTCGATTGGAAGAACGCTATCTGCGTCCCGAACGCGTGATCCTTGGCCCAGGCGTGATCGACATCCCTGCCGGAAACGAACACGTTCCGCTTCGGTTTGTCGGCGATAAAACGGCGGAGGAGACAGCGCCGAGTAGCTCGCCACCGGAGGACCTTGATATCTCTCACGGGATGGCATTGGTGTGTCGTCTGATCGATCAGGACGGCAATACACTGGCCGACAAAGATCAAGTCATTTTTCTTGTCGCGCGGCCGTGGTCACCACGCGATTACATCGATACCAAGGTGACTTTCAACGACGGCCGAGTCGAAGTGAACGCAAGCCTGCGGGCAACGCTCGATGGCGACCAAGAACGTGACGAAATCCCGGAGATTCAAACACGCCCCGTGGTCGTCACGTGGCAAGCCGATGACCAATGGGCAAACTTTCAGTCCGGAAATCGCGAACGTCCAGATTTCCGTCCGCTTCGGCTTCGAGGGCAATCCGGTGAACCGATCGGCTTTATCAGCGTGCCGATTAACGAACGAAATTCTCGATCCTGGGTCCGTCTGGACGTCGACGGATGGCCGCGAGCGATCTCGCATCTCGTCGAACACCAATCCGGTAGCGTCGGTCAGAGTAAAACTAGAAACCGAGTCGAAATCGGTTCGGTCATTCATGTCAAACGTCCGAGCGGTGAAAAAACTCCTCCGGCGGAATCGATCTTTGCCCCACGCCGTGAAGTGTACTTTAAAGGCGGTGGCGAGTTACTCCGGACCGTTATCCGAGCCGATTTCTCAGACGGAGATTTCGTGCCTTCGCGTCAACCAGAAATCCGGCTGAGTGTCGAAGGCCGGCCCTACGCGACATATCACACCGATCGGATCGTCAAGACACAGTTGTCTCAAGCGACCCTCGATGGCGTGGTGACGTTGAAAACGACCGTTAGCGATCTATCCGAAGACCTACCACAAGGGCAATACACCGACGAGCGTGTGCCGATTACGGCAACACTATTACTTGACGGCAGAGAAGAAGAATCCACCGCAATCACGGCCGTCATGGATTCCACCCTACCCAATTCGATCACCGTCCGGCCGACCAGCGAAGGTCCCTATATTCAAGGAGCAACGGTCGGCTTCACGATCGCGGCAATCGACGGCGGGGCGGCCGCGTCAGGAATCCAAACGATCGAATACGGCTTGGACACAACCGGCGATGGACAAGCCAACACACAACGCGATCGATACACCTTTGATCCCCCCGTTGCCGGAAGCGTCGCCGTCGTGCCAAGCACTCGGACGAATTTTAAGTTTCCGCTCGCCCAAAACTATCACATCGCGGTGCGCGCCACCGACGCATCGGGCAATGCGTTCGAGTCACAGTACCCGATTCAGTTTGTTAAGCGGCCGGAAACTTCGATGGCTGGGTCACAAGGCAGCAACAAGTCATCGACCCCGGCAAAGAAGGGATGGCTACATGGAAAGATCGATACCCGCGCGGGACTCAATGGCACGTTGACGCTCTCTCCCGCGCCGGACCCGGTTAATATGAAATCGAAAGATATCGTCGGCCAAGACCGAAGCTTCAACTTTGGGTTACTTCCCGAAGGCAAGTACACGTTGAAGTTCAAAGGTTCGGTCAGCAACAAAGCTAAAACACTGACTTGGGAAGACCTCGAAATCGACACCTC
- a CDS encoding sigma-70 family RNA polymerase sigma factor: MTSPPEEQPNVSELISEAQGLVRSLAMKVHRSLPIPMDLDDLIAYGQLGLAEAAQKYDPAEGVRFTTFAYYRVRGAIYDGVSKMNWTSRARLRRARFREMADDVIQSDATATAEGDAESPNESDAEWLGRMTERLAIVYLASGDENSDAGGPLNDAPDRHEIPSKVVANREMQLTLRKLVDQLPADARRLISSIYFEGFSLTEAAERVGISKSWASRIHAKGLDQLAQSLRRSGND, translated from the coding sequence GTGACTTCGCCGCCGGAAGAACAACCGAATGTTTCCGAGTTGATCAGCGAGGCCCAAGGGCTCGTACGTTCGCTGGCGATGAAGGTTCATCGGTCGCTGCCGATCCCAATGGACCTCGACGACTTGATCGCTTACGGCCAGCTGGGACTCGCCGAAGCGGCGCAAAAGTATGACCCCGCCGAGGGTGTTCGCTTCACGACATTTGCCTACTATCGCGTCCGCGGTGCAATCTACGACGGCGTGTCGAAGATGAATTGGACCAGCCGCGCTCGACTGCGCCGGGCACGCTTCCGTGAAATGGCCGACGATGTCATTCAGTCCGATGCGACCGCGACGGCGGAAGGCGACGCGGAATCACCAAATGAATCCGATGCCGAATGGTTGGGACGGATGACCGAACGGTTGGCGATCGTCTACTTGGCCAGTGGAGATGAGAACTCCGATGCCGGTGGGCCGCTCAACGATGCCCCCGACCGGCATGAGATCCCCAGCAAAGTCGTCGCAAACCGCGAAATGCAATTAACCCTTCGAAAGCTCGTCGATCAACTTCCCGCCGACGCTCGGCGTTTGATCTCAAGCATTTACTTTGAAGGTTTTTCGCTGACCGAAGCCGCCGAACGGGTTGGGATCAGCAAGAGTTGGGCGAGCAGGATTCACGCCAAGGGATTGGATCAATTGGCACAATCTTTGCGCAGATCCGGTAACGATTGA
- the tssK gene encoding type VI secretion system baseplate subunit TssK translates to MHNESVAWLEGMFLRPHHMQSAERSLDDNIRQQASLDHAYHYGIRQISFSRDAIANGQFELSECQARLRDGTVIWIDAATQPDRVDLGKAGGAAKRSLADAFDQMESIDVFLAVPKLRLGRPNTLEESGGQHRYVSQTETVADENAGGNEQEITMRSLNVQILLGTDNLGGYETLPIARIKRSGAAEAAPELDQDYIPPVLGCDAWPELARDYVRAVYDIIGQKLEVLAQQVNTRGIMQGSPEAGDINRLLMLTALNAGFASLRSLAFARGVHPHVAYTELCRIVGSLSIFRSDRRPGEIPLYDHDDLARIFTWVREEIRSLITEVQEYKFERRDFIGAGRGQEVSLDQKWMSQGWEWYIGVQYEHITAAQCRDYLVPGRLDWKLGKSEKVDFMFRYRQEGLNITETKAPRALPQGDNWLFYSVNKSGPAWEDLRSDDSPRLGVRFKEALITNLETLQGKKELQINVDGIEGTLRLSLFAVPAS, encoded by the coding sequence ATGCACAACGAGAGCGTCGCTTGGTTGGAAGGGATGTTTCTTCGGCCACACCACATGCAGTCGGCCGAACGAAGTCTCGATGACAACATCCGTCAGCAGGCATCGCTTGACCATGCCTATCACTACGGCATTCGCCAGATCAGTTTTTCACGAGATGCAATTGCCAACGGCCAATTCGAATTGTCCGAATGCCAGGCACGGTTGCGCGATGGGACGGTGATTTGGATCGACGCGGCGACGCAACCAGACCGCGTTGATCTCGGAAAAGCTGGTGGCGCGGCAAAACGAAGTCTCGCCGATGCATTTGATCAAATGGAATCGATCGATGTGTTTCTGGCGGTCCCCAAACTGCGTCTCGGTCGCCCCAACACGCTCGAAGAATCTGGCGGCCAGCATCGCTACGTCAGTCAAACCGAAACGGTGGCCGACGAAAATGCCGGCGGCAACGAACAAGAAATCACGATGCGTTCGCTTAATGTTCAGATTCTGTTAGGGACAGACAATCTGGGCGGGTACGAAACGCTTCCGATCGCCCGGATCAAACGAAGCGGTGCCGCCGAAGCCGCACCGGAACTCGACCAAGACTACATCCCACCGGTTTTAGGGTGTGACGCGTGGCCGGAATTGGCACGCGATTACGTGCGAGCGGTCTACGACATCATCGGACAAAAACTAGAAGTCCTCGCCCAGCAGGTCAACACGCGTGGCATCATGCAGGGTTCTCCCGAAGCCGGGGACATCAACCGTTTGCTGATGCTGACGGCACTCAACGCCGGTTTCGCCTCGTTGCGTTCACTCGCGTTTGCCCGCGGAGTCCACCCGCATGTCGCCTACACCGAGCTTTGTCGCATCGTCGGTTCACTTTCGATCTTTCGGTCCGACCGGAGACCGGGAGAGATCCCGCTGTACGATCACGATGACTTGGCGAGAATCTTTACCTGGGTTCGCGAAGAAATTCGGTCGCTGATCACCGAAGTCCAAGAATACAAATTTGAGCGTCGAGATTTTATCGGGGCGGGACGCGGACAAGAAGTTTCGCTCGATCAAAAATGGATGAGTCAGGGCTGGGAGTGGTACATCGGCGTGCAATACGAGCATATCACTGCCGCCCAGTGCCGCGATTACCTGGTGCCGGGCCGTTTAGACTGGAAACTCGGAAAAAGTGAAAAAGTTGATTTCATGTTCCGATACCGACAAGAAGGCCTGAACATCACCGAGACAAAAGCGCCTCGGGCACTGCCACAGGGCGACAACTGGTTGTTTTACAGCGTGAACAAGAGTGGTCCGGCGTGGGAGGACTTGCGATCGGATGATTCCCCACGATTGGGAGTGCGTTTTAAAGAGGCACTGATTACGAATCTTGAAACCCTGCAAGGAAAGAAAGAACTTCAAATCAACGTCGATGGGATCGAAGGCACGCTGCGACTGAGCCTGTTCGCGGTTCCGGCGTCCTAG
- a CDS encoding type VI secretion protein IcmF/TssM N-terminal domain-containing protein: MGSAIRSFIDAVLYPFRLMARIPSSVISTPRRVLGLSLQSRAALLLWVGLLFVAIIWAVVRFYTDDREQFGGFLAMELPIVLLLCFAIPAVVWYALKLWLEGEPSQFPEIDRVWDGALESMREHSIDPTETPIFMILGPGTVDSVNAFMATSNTQFPVRTPLGPAPIHVFANQQAIYVVCTECCQLSKLFGSPRDATIVPDQLPGAPPPPFAPNATMDVSSMGGGQAFGGPPIPPAAANPGGNYSAEVRNTIAGLNIPTPAPSGGADLRGTMMVGDLSGGAANPTAPQGGGIASAALTPSDASEATNRLAHLARLFRKLRDPLCPINGVIVSTPFRFLADGSQEMVNQILVAQKADLACLRGTLRIRCSVTHVVDSMELETGFRELVRRVGAERSSVQRFGKGYGLWNLPNAQQLDAVVRHACGAFEDWSYLLFREGDGLNKAGNRHLYSLLCRIRSTFQPRLSHLIKSAYGINPSGPQLSDSEPLLFSGCYFVASGQMPDRQAFLASVFKKAQNEEEELEWGSEAIAEEDRMQAGVRVLMVVNGALVATIIGLLVYHFNINP, translated from the coding sequence ATGGGAAGTGCCATTCGAAGCTTTATCGATGCGGTGCTTTATCCGTTTCGCCTGATGGCACGGATCCCCAGCAGCGTGATCAGTACCCCCAGGCGTGTTCTTGGGTTATCGCTGCAGTCCCGGGCGGCGCTGTTGTTGTGGGTTGGATTGCTTTTCGTAGCGATCATTTGGGCGGTTGTTCGTTTTTATACCGATGACCGCGAGCAGTTTGGTGGGTTCTTGGCGATGGAGTTGCCCATCGTCTTGCTGCTTTGCTTTGCGATTCCGGCCGTCGTTTGGTATGCGTTGAAACTCTGGCTCGAAGGCGAGCCCTCCCAATTTCCGGAAATCGATCGTGTCTGGGATGGGGCGCTCGAATCGATGCGCGAGCACTCGATCGATCCCACCGAAACGCCGATCTTTATGATCCTCGGGCCCGGCACCGTCGACAGCGTGAACGCCTTTATGGCGACCAGCAATACGCAGTTTCCGGTTCGAACGCCACTCGGGCCCGCCCCGATTCATGTGTTCGCCAACCAACAAGCCATCTATGTGGTTTGCACCGAATGTTGCCAACTCAGCAAACTGTTCGGATCGCCACGCGACGCGACGATCGTTCCCGACCAATTGCCTGGCGCACCGCCCCCGCCATTCGCACCGAACGCGACGATGGACGTCAGCTCGATGGGAGGTGGCCAAGCGTTCGGCGGACCACCGATTCCGCCGGCGGCCGCTAACCCGGGCGGGAACTATTCGGCAGAGGTTCGGAACACCATCGCCGGATTAAACATCCCCACGCCGGCGCCTAGCGGTGGCGCGGACTTACGGGGGACGATGATGGTCGGCGACCTCTCCGGCGGCGCGGCAAATCCGACTGCCCCACAGGGTGGCGGGATCGCAAGTGCAGCGCTCACACCGAGCGATGCCAGCGAAGCGACGAATCGATTGGCGCACCTCGCACGCCTTTTTCGAAAGCTTCGCGATCCCCTGTGCCCGATCAACGGCGTCATCGTCTCGACACCGTTTCGTTTTTTGGCTGATGGGTCGCAGGAAATGGTCAACCAGATTTTGGTCGCCCAAAAAGCAGACCTCGCCTGCTTACGAGGGACACTACGGATTCGCTGCAGTGTGACCCATGTCGTCGATTCGATGGAACTGGAAACCGGTTTCCGTGAACTGGTTCGTCGAGTCGGTGCCGAGCGGTCTTCCGTTCAGCGGTTTGGCAAAGGCTATGGCTTGTGGAACCTGCCCAACGCCCAACAGCTTGACGCGGTCGTGCGACATGCCTGCGGTGCGTTCGAAGACTGGTCGTATCTACTGTTTCGTGAAGGCGACGGCCTAAACAAAGCCGGCAACCGGCACTTGTATTCGTTACTGTGTCGAATCCGATCGACGTTCCAGCCGAGGCTGTCGCATCTGATCAAGTCGGCGTATGGGATCAATCCGTCCGGGCCGCAATTAAGCGACAGTGAGCCGCTGCTTTTCAGTGGTTGCTACTTCGTCGCCAGTGGTCAGATGCCCGACCGCCAAGCGTTCCTTGCCAGCGTTTTCAAGAAGGCACAGAACGAAGAAGAAGAACTTGAATGGGGTAGCGAGGCGATCGCCGAAGAAGATCGCATGCAAGCCGGCGTCCGAGTCCTGATGGTTGTCAACGGTGCCTTGGTGGCGACGATCATTGGGTTGCTGGTTTATCACTTCAATATCAATCCGTAA
- the tssA gene encoding type VI secretion system protein TssA has translation MASEPTLDFDALLAPISDDTPAGEYLRRSDFERFQNAKDARNEAVGAERKMREFALFSEADLAELDAQGQGVESPSPPDWRTVHRQCTEILASHSKDLWVATWLIEANTRLHGIVGARDGFKYVSEMCEQYWDGINPPFDEDEGYAETVSQLTSLNGMEGPGTLIAPLEEVELVPGYGALTFVAYREATERGGGETTEGDFLNAVRQVDLETLRSHEEDIAEAIAEYSRMCGILESKCQSDEHEDCTPPSSQIRRALEALQQSFATLTRNLLSDGGGEVAAGGSDEGSPTGIASPSAPSVDIAQAQVNNREDAFRMLMKASEFFRKTEPHSPVSYMLQQAVEFGRMDLPTLLQTLIRDDDVLKNFSERVGVPVKEDSYDDD, from the coding sequence ATGGCATCCGAACCGACACTCGACTTTGACGCATTGCTCGCACCGATTTCGGATGATACACCTGCCGGTGAATACTTGCGGCGAAGCGATTTCGAACGATTTCAAAACGCCAAGGACGCACGGAACGAGGCCGTCGGTGCGGAACGTAAGATGCGTGAGTTCGCGCTCTTTAGCGAAGCCGACTTGGCCGAACTCGACGCCCAAGGCCAAGGTGTCGAATCTCCTAGTCCGCCTGACTGGCGAACCGTGCATCGGCAATGCACCGAAATTCTTGCCAGCCATTCAAAAGACCTTTGGGTCGCGACGTGGTTGATCGAAGCTAACACGCGACTGCACGGCATCGTCGGTGCTCGTGACGGTTTTAAGTACGTTTCAGAAATGTGCGAGCAGTACTGGGACGGAATCAACCCGCCCTTCGATGAAGACGAAGGTTACGCGGAAACGGTCTCACAACTCACCAGTTTGAACGGCATGGAAGGCCCGGGGACGCTGATCGCGCCTTTGGAAGAAGTGGAACTCGTCCCAGGTTATGGCGCGTTGACCTTCGTCGCCTATCGTGAGGCGACCGAGCGAGGTGGCGGCGAAACGACTGAAGGCGATTTTCTAAACGCGGTTCGTCAGGTCGACTTGGAGACGCTGCGATCCCATGAAGAGGATATCGCCGAGGCGATCGCCGAATATTCGCGGATGTGCGGAATTTTGGAATCGAAATGTCAGAGTGACGAGCACGAAGACTGCACGCCGCCGAGCAGTCAAATTCGCCGGGCTCTCGAAGCACTGCAGCAGTCCTTCGCCACGCTGACACGTAACTTGCTCAGCGATGGCGGCGGTGAAGTCGCCGCCGGCGGTTCAGACGAAGGATCCCCCACCGGCATCGCCAGCCCGAGCGCGCCATCGGTCGATATTGCCCAAGCTCAGGTCAACAACCGCGAAGACGCGTTTCGAATGCTGATGAAAGCGAGCGAATTTTTTCGCAAAACGGAACCTCATTCGCCGGTCAGCTACATGCTTCAGCAAGCGGTCGAGTTTGGGCGGATGGACTTGCCGACCTTGCTGCAAACCTTGATTCGCGACGACGACGTCCTCAAGAATTTTTCCGAACGCGTCGGCGTCCCGGTCAAAGAGGACTCGTACGATGATGATTAA
- a CDS encoding DotU family type IV/VI secretion system protein encodes MSPEFAKAVDPIFMYVSLVIDEIEINRSPNPEDVNAKVRGLLDAAENALGGSQDWQLAKYALVAWVDDLLIEAAWDGSQWWEQNRLEFQIFNTTSAFSKFYEQSQKASQLPKKDALEVFYVCVVLGFRGLYGDPEATAQHEHFKVPPSLNEWARRTGMTIQLGQGRPPILEQGRPGMGAPPLEGKYLMISSVICCVLLSAVTIGIARMVLGE; translated from the coding sequence ATGTCGCCAGAATTTGCCAAAGCGGTTGACCCGATCTTTATGTATGTCTCGTTAGTGATCGACGAGATCGAGATTAATCGCAGCCCCAACCCGGAAGACGTCAACGCCAAAGTCCGCGGACTCTTGGACGCCGCCGAAAATGCGCTCGGCGGAAGCCAGGATTGGCAATTGGCGAAGTACGCACTTGTCGCCTGGGTCGATGACTTGCTGATCGAGGCGGCTTGGGATGGCAGTCAGTGGTGGGAACAGAATCGACTGGAGTTTCAAATTTTCAACACGACCAGCGCGTTCTCCAAGTTCTACGAGCAGAGCCAGAAGGCGTCACAGCTGCCCAAAAAAGATGCCCTGGAGGTATTTTATGTCTGCGTCGTGCTCGGCTTCCGTGGACTCTACGGCGACCCCGAAGCGACCGCGCAACACGAGCACTTCAAGGTCCCGCCGTCGCTCAATGAATGGGCTCGCCGGACCGGGATGACGATCCAGCTCGGCCAAGGCCGGCCGCCGATCCTCGAACAGGGACGTCCCGGGATGGGTGCCCCACCGTTGGAAGGCAAGTATTTGATGATCAGCTCGGTGATCTGCTGCGTGCTACTTTCGGCGGTCACCATCGGCATCGCACGGATGGTGCTGGGCGAATGA